A genomic window from Erpetoichthys calabaricus chromosome 17, fErpCal1.3, whole genome shotgun sequence includes:
- the LOC114667786 gene encoding serine protease 1-like produces MLFFVTAALIAASVAFPLEDDDKIINGYECPRHSQPWQAFLTTNNKRWCGAALINEWWLVSAAHCYKPPSTLAVHLGEHNLSEVEGSEQHIKVAKAIKHPGYSPWTADNDFMLIKLQRPVQFNEYIQPIQLANSCAPAGSQCLVSGWGNLKISEVQYPDVLQCLQVPILSDATCRQAYKNQITSNMFCAGFMEGGRDSCQGDSGGPLVCDGVLQGVVSWGDECAKANAPGVYAKVCNYNAWVAEIIGKN; encoded by the exons TGGCCTTCCCACTTGAAGATGATGATAAAATCATCAATGGCTATGAGTGTCCTCGACATTCACAGCCTTGGCAAGCCTTTCTGACCACCAACAACAAACGCTGGTGTGGAGCCGCTCTCATCAATGAGTGGTGGCTGGTGTCTGCTGCCCACTGCTATAAACC CCCCAGCACTTTGGCCGTACACCTTGGGGAACACAACCTTTCTGAGGTGGAAGGCTCTGAGCAGCACATCAAGGTCGCCAAAGCCATCAAACACCCTGGCTACAGCCCCTGGACGGCTGACAATGACTTCATGCTGATCAAACTCCAGAGACCTGTTCAGTTCAATGAGTACATCCAACCAATCCAACTGGCAAACAGCTGTGCCCCCGCAGGCAGCCAGTGCCTGGTATCTGGGTGGGGAAACCTAAAAATATCTGAAG TTCAGTATCCTGATGTCCTTCAGTGTCTTCAAGTCCCCATTCTCTCCGATGCAACATGTCGTCAAGCTTATAAAAACCAAATTACAAGCAATATGTTCTGTGCCGGCTTCATGGAGGGTGGCAGGGACTCATGTCAG GGTGACTCTGGTGGTCCCTTAGTCTGTGATGGAGTGCTGCAAGGCGTTGTTTCATGGGGAGATGAATGTGCCAAAGCAAATGCACCTGGGGTTTATGCCAAAGTGTGCAACTACAATGCCTGGGTCGCAGAAATTATTGGAAAGAATTAA